From a single Streptomyces sp. NBC_00377 genomic region:
- the gcl gene encoding glyoxylate carboligase: MARMTAARAAVEILKREGVTSAFGVPGAAINPFYAALAASGGVGHTLARHVEGASHMAEGYTRTHPGNIGVCIGTSGPAGTDMITGLYSAIGDSIPILCITGQAPTAVIHKEDFQAVDIASIARPVTKMAVTVLEAAQVPGVFQQAFHLMRSGRPGPVLIDLPVDVQQTEIEFDVDTYEPLPVHRPAATRAQIDKAIAMLNASERPLIVAGGGVITADATELLVEFAELTGTPVIPTLMGWGAIPDDHELNAGMVGLQTSHRYGNATFLESDFVLGIGNRWANRHTGRIDVYTAGRTFVHVDVEPTQIGRIFAPDYGIASDAKAALKLFVEAAREAKAAGTLPDRAAWASAAQEKKATLQRRTHFDDIPIKPQRVYEEMNKAFGPQTRYVTTIGLSQIAGAQMLHVYRPRHWINCGQAGPLGWTIPAALGVATADPQAQVVALSGDYDFQFMIEELAVGAQHKIPYVHVLVNNSYLGLIRQAQRAFDIDFQVKLEFENVNSPELGVYGVDHVKVVEGLGCKAIRVTDPAELGAAFEQAKKLAAEFRVPVVVEAILERVTNISMSGTNDIGNVVEFEELATEPGHAPTSIRTLKV; encoded by the coding sequence ATGGCTCGTATGACCGCTGCCCGCGCGGCAGTCGAGATCCTCAAGCGCGAGGGCGTCACCAGCGCGTTCGGTGTCCCCGGCGCGGCGATCAACCCCTTCTACGCGGCGCTCGCGGCCTCCGGCGGCGTCGGCCACACCCTCGCCCGTCACGTGGAGGGCGCCTCGCACATGGCCGAGGGCTACACCCGTACCCACCCGGGCAACATCGGCGTCTGCATCGGCACCTCGGGCCCGGCCGGCACCGACATGATCACCGGGCTGTACTCCGCCATCGGCGACTCGATCCCGATCCTGTGCATCACCGGCCAGGCTCCGACCGCCGTGATCCACAAGGAGGACTTCCAGGCTGTCGACATCGCCTCCATCGCCAGGCCGGTGACGAAGATGGCCGTCACCGTCCTGGAGGCGGCCCAGGTTCCGGGCGTCTTCCAGCAGGCGTTCCACCTCATGCGCTCCGGCCGGCCGGGCCCGGTCCTGATCGACCTGCCGGTCGACGTCCAGCAGACGGAGATCGAGTTCGACGTGGACACGTACGAACCGCTGCCCGTCCACCGGCCGGCCGCGACCCGCGCGCAGATCGACAAGGCGATCGCGATGCTGAACGCGTCCGAGCGGCCGCTGATCGTCGCGGGCGGCGGGGTCATCACCGCCGACGCCACCGAACTCCTCGTGGAATTCGCCGAACTGACGGGCACGCCGGTCATCCCGACCCTGATGGGCTGGGGTGCGATCCCCGACGACCACGAGCTGAACGCCGGCATGGTCGGCCTCCAGACCTCGCACCGCTACGGCAACGCGACCTTCCTGGAGTCCGACTTCGTCCTCGGCATCGGCAACCGCTGGGCCAACCGCCACACCGGCCGTATCGACGTCTACACGGCCGGCCGCACCTTCGTCCACGTCGACGTCGAGCCCACCCAGATCGGCAGGATCTTCGCTCCGGACTACGGCATCGCCTCGGACGCGAAGGCGGCTCTGAAGCTGTTCGTCGAGGCGGCGAGGGAGGCGAAGGCGGCCGGCACGCTCCCCGACCGGGCGGCGTGGGCGTCCGCCGCGCAGGAGAAGAAGGCCACCCTCCAGCGCCGTACGCACTTCGACGACATCCCGATCAAACCTCAGCGCGTGTACGAGGAGATGAACAAGGCCTTCGGTCCGCAGACGCGGTACGTCACCACCATCGGCCTCTCGCAGATCGCCGGCGCCCAGATGCTGCACGTCTACCGGCCGCGCCACTGGATCAACTGCGGCCAGGCCGGGCCGCTCGGCTGGACGATCCCGGCGGCCCTCGGGGTCGCCACGGCCGACCCGCAGGCGCAGGTCGTCGCCCTCTCCGGGGACTACGACTTCCAGTTCATGATCGAGGAACTGGCCGTCGGAGCCCAGCACAAGATCCCCTACGTCCACGTCCTCGTCAACAACTCCTACCTGGGCCTGATCCGCCAGGCCCAGCGGGCGTTCGACATCGACTTCCAGGTCAAGCTGGAGTTCGAGAACGTCAACTCGCCCGAGCTGGGCGTGTACGGCGTCGATCACGTCAAGGTCGTCGAGGGCCTCGGCTGCAAGGCGATCCGGGTGACGGACCCCGCCGAGCTGGGCGCCGCCTTCGAGCAGGCCAAGAAGCTGGCCGCCGAGTTCCGGGTGCCGGTCGTCGTGGAGGCGATCCTGGAGCGCGTCACCAACATCTCGATGAGCGGCACGAACGACATCGGCAACGTCGTGGAGTTCGAGGAACTCGCCACCGAGCCGGGCCATGCGCCGACGTCGATCAGGACACTGAAGGTCTGA